From the genome of Anopheles funestus chromosome 2RL, idAnoFuneDA-416_04, whole genome shotgun sequence:
ACGTACTTCAGAAATATCGATGCGGTATGTTACTATAGTAGGCCATTTTGTAGGAAgaattccattttttatccatccatccatgaTTGGTAATTCAATCTTTCAGATGTTGTGAACGTTGCAAGGCCTGTTTAGATTGGTTACCCTTCGAGTGCTGTTGTCCAAAGTGTGGCTACAAACCGCAAAAAGCAGAACCATTGGCAAAGTCTGTTTTGCCACCCCTCTTCACTGTATCGTCCGAATTAGAACCGTCGCCCAATAGAAAGTCACCATCTCTGCACGATTCGGACACGATGGTAGCCTCTTCACAATCGTGTCGATTGTGTCACATTTGCCAAACTCGTTGTATCGATTGTGCTAATCAAATGTGCCAGAAGGGAGATTGTAAAAATTCCAGCTCGTACAGCAGTTTTCTTCATCGGCCTAAAAATGTTGTCGATCCAGCAAAGGTTAGTGCAAGACCTGTTACCCGGCGCCCGTGGCGTAAAGGTCGACCATCCTTCGGACCGAAACCAGCGCCGGTAAAACTTCAATCGACCAAAGGCAAACGTACGGAAGAGATGAAACAAGTGTACGGTGGAAAAGTAATGAAAGATTCAAAAAATCAGCCACAATCGACTGCCGATGGCAAAGAGTGTCTCACTGCGGGACAGATTCGCAAAAATTACAATGCAAACATACGGAAAATTAAGCGCCAGAATCGTAAACTGTACTCGTACCGATTCGGAAAGCGTCATCCCGGTATTGTGGTTGGTCACCGTACGTGCATGAAACAGGAACCTCTCGTGCCATCCCATATGGGTTGGCAGTGGGACATATGTCCGCCGGGAATAGACAAGCGACGACCTGGCTGGCGTCCGGGTGCGGTACGGCAACCCATAAAACAATTGAtgcaacattttctcaaatgcTACCCAATGGACAATGTACCagtttcgaagaaaaaaactgtcgGTTTCCGCACTGACGATCCTGAAGAAGGTGACCCAAAGCAAAAACCCACACTACACATCACAAAGCAGCAAGGTGTATATACGATAACGATGAATCCACTCAAGGACGCGGACACGCTCAAAACTACGGACAATCCCTACCTACCCTGTAAACCGATTAAGTTCAAGCTCGCCAAAGATCCACAGCGCACGAAGTTGTATCAGTTGCGGGATATACTGAAGCGCAAAGCTCTCCCAGTCTGCGGCTGCAAGGATCTAACGAACTGCGACCATTGTACAGAGAGGGAGAAACGTCTTCTAACCGAGGAGATACGGCGCTCGGCCAAGGTCCTGGGACTCCCGGCGAAAACGTCCATCGGGGATGTACCAAGCGATAGTGAAAGTGAGCTTGATGTAGAATTCACACCTCCATCGGCTATTATCCGACCGGACATTCGGAAGCCCGACGTTGTGGTGGCTGAAACGCAGTACAACGTTCAGGACTTTCAGCTCAAACCTGTATCCGACGGAAAGGACGTGAAATCTAAAGCTTCCGTACGTGGTGGAGTCTTCGGAGCGGGTTCGAAAAATGGGACCCAAAAAGGAGGACCGGGAAAAAAGGCGGCTGTAGGTGGACCGGCCGGGGCGAACAATAAAGTTCGTATATCGGTCGCAAAAGCGAAAGGAGCCGGAAGTGCAGCAAAGGGTAACGAACGCACCGGAAAGGGCAGCAAAAAGTAATAACAGTTTAAACACACCACCGCCGTATGGTAATTCGCTTGCCGTCcttctgtttcgttttgcagCCTCAGTGCCGTGCGATGGCGATACTGTTgaatttgttgtttcgttctcCAACATGTCGGGCCTAGCTTATCTAACTTATCGCCCTAGTTCTTCTATAGCTCTGTATTTCTTTATCTTGTATCACACCTTTGGaaccaaaaatagaaattcgCGTACTCTCGGATGTCTACCGTACGGTGTCTTGTTCACGCCTGATTTGTCTTTCAATTGCTGTTGTACGTCATAGGTACAGATGACTTGTAAATACCTGCCGGGAGATCTTCGGTAGAGCATATTGCGTCACTAGTGTGTATCATGCGTCATTTCCGTTCACAACTTTTGCACCATTTAAACGGACCGCAGGGTTAAAAACGAGACAGAGGTAACGGTGTGCTTCGGATACAACGGGCACGAAACGGTTCTTACACTTACCACCTTCTTGCTTCTGTCCGGCTTTACTTTCAGTACGTCCGGGGCTTTGCCGCAATCCACCCAAGGACAGCAGGGACGACCACGGCAAAGCGGTGCTGCTGTTGGAAAAGGTGCGGGCAACCGCTCCAATCAACGCTCCACCAACGGTAAgaacaccggcaacagcaacagcgcCCAGATTCACGTTCAGCAGAGGAGTACCCTATCAAAGCCGAAAGCAATCGATATGGACAGTGCGTTAGTTTGCCGACGAGAACCAACTGGACCGCAGAGTCTAGTGGTAGGTTGTTGCCCAACGGTCGCTGTCTGCTGCTATCCAACACAATGCTTACCTTAAGCACTGAACTCATCACACCGTCCATCGACTTTTGAATCGGGATCGATAGGAAGGGTATCGCAAAATTTATTTCGACCTGTGAAATAGGAGTGTAAAGGAAAgggtttcaaaattttatttatgcaaaatttaaCTAGCTGATCGGGAAATGCAAAGAACTAAGGATCATCAACCTACCTCAATGCTGTTGTCTTTTGTTTCGAACGATATGAAACGAGGTTCCCGACGCCATCCAGACTTGGAAGCTCTTGGACGTGGATGTAAGGTCGTCTGGGTATAGTCCAGGGTGTAAAACCGTTCGTCCTCTGATAGTACAGCTGGACCGTAAATTCGGCTCCAGTGATTACCGGCACTAGTATCGTTCGCAGTCGACCCACAAAACACTTTTGAAGCTTGTTCGGACAGTAACACGGCTAGAGTGAGAATTGACACGGTGAGCAACATGGTCGTCGTCCTATCGGTTCCACTGCAATTGCCAAACTGGCACATTGCGCAAATTGTGGCCCTGAATTCTTCACTTCAAACCATTACGATGGCGCGTGTGTGGCATGGTTTTTCGATTCATCCAcacattccgttttttttttcgcttagcTTCTTCTCACAGTCGAATGCATAGGAAATGGTGCGGAATCATTCGGGCAGGCTGAACGatttatcatcatcaccatcgtgCGTGTGCTTTGAGTCATGCAGTAGTGCAGTAGTCATGTTTCGGTGCAAGGTGGTAAACAATTCACCTTTTTGAAAAACTATGAAGTGAAGATCGTTTTCCGTACTTACGACACATGGCGTGGAACGGGTTGAGCTCGTACCGCTGCACCAATGATGCTCATGTTGATGACAAAACGGGATCTAGTAACTGCTGCCTacgtgtgagtgtttttgaaTATGCTGGCCACCAACGATATGCAGCATGGCTTTGAAAGGGACTGGCGGTTGGCAAATGTTTACTGATGTCACACTGCAATGGCATTGTAGGGCAGTCGACTGCATCGCTTATTACATACCTAGGTCTGTTGTGTAACTAAGAAAAATGgcagattttttcattaagtAGTTTTGGGGCCACTTTTACTCATTGCGATTGAGGAATTGGTAATGCAAGACATCAGCAAAGCACGAAGCTTTTGTGCCATTTTGGACTGAATTATATTTTGCACCCTACATTCTTTGAATTGTTGTTCGACTAACGGTCATTTAAGTCACCGATACACATTTGTTTAACGTTGAAGGTCAAAAAGGAAAGTAACATAAGAATTATAAAGCCATAAATGTAGCATAAATGAAGTCAATAATATATAGCAATAAATCAATAAGGGTTTTGTAGTTGTTAAGACGATATCTTTCACACCTAAAAACAAGTCAACCACCCCACCCCAAACACATGCCACATGTTATGAAAAGTagttaaaacaatattttattaactaAATATATAAGTGTACATATTTCCACTTTTTAGATACTTTTATAAGCACACAATGACCTACAGTTTAACAAACACTATTGTAGAATCGGCACAATTAGTTGCCAGCAGCAGGAAATGTGGAGGGGAAAGATAATTTCACGCATAATGCATCATTTCGCAGTGGAAATTAACGTGAATCTCGTGACAATTCAACAGTGTACGGTGACACACATGTTGTCATTATGTCACCGCCATGGGCTCAGCAGCAATTAAATGATGCAATAATGATGCGAAGtacacattttgtttgtggtggTTTAACATTGGAGTTGTGATATAGTGAAGTCGgtagaaatatgttttacaaGCTTGCTCGGTCTGGATGCTTCGATACTGATTCTACCATGATTTACGCAGTTCATTTAAACCACAACCTGCGCCATTTCTGACttgaattttcttcttggtttcCTCTTCCTGGCTTAACAATCTCTAAGGTCGGGCATTTCTGGCTACCTAGACCTATTTTTTCACGAAACCAGATagttagtccttgctacggagcagagatgaaaataacaactctttttagtgagtgcACTCAGAGCgaatgagtcgttataagGAATCAGCttgtttaacgactcatttcggaatcacaaaaaacccggcataaacgtataagttaaggttcagtcattttactcactcatgagtgtaagcatgtagccgtggtgagtcgagttgcaaaaagagtaaatacgtgagttgaatcgaaaatgtgcgagtgagttgaaacaaaaatgagttgaaacgaaacaaacaactcCCCCCAAccattcccccccccccccccccacaaactccctttcttttcttttcactcaaataatgcttaaaatacaaaaaagaataaaaaaattaaaaaataaaaaattctaaaaatttgaaaatttcctaaggcttaccccttactttttttttgggaaatttagcaaaattttataaactgattaattttaatgcgaattgcttgaaatgcgtttcttttcactcaaataatgctttaaaagaagaaaagaataaaaaataacaaaaaaatttaaaaaaaaatttcaactcgaaaatttcataaggcttaccccttactttttttttgagtaattgtgaaaaaaaaataaacttgatttattggttgaactaagtttcatttcactcaaataatgctttaaataagaaaacgagtaaaaaatttataaaaaataaaaaaaattataaaaatttgaaaatttcataaggctcatttttgcagcaagttttggctatgactcggtcggtatcctacggatcaccaatctttagcctgtggtcgatagatggcaccaatggctaaattttcttcttggacagccatgccctcagatgtctgtgccagaagttattcaaggaaccaagttccttaccctgtttgagaaaatgtaaaattttcctcatttttgctccaaattttgcctataactcggtcggtatccaacggatcgccaatctttaacctgtggtcgattgatggcaccaatggctatattttcttcttggatagccatgccctcagatgtctgtgccagaagttattcgaggaaccaagttccttaccctgtttgagaaaatgtaaaattttcctcatttttgcaccaagttttgcctataactcggtcggtattcaacggatcgtcaatctttaacctgtggtcgatagatggcaccaatggctagattttcttcttggacagccatgccctcagatgtctgtgccagaagttattcaaggaaccaagttccttaccctgtttgagaaaatgtaaaattttcctcatttttgcttcaaattttgcctataactcggtcggtatccaacggatcgccaaactttaacttgtggtcgatagatggcaccaatggctagattttcttcttggacggacatgccctcagatgtctgtgccagaagttattcgaggaaccaagttccttaccctgtttgagaaaatgtaatttttttttcatttttgagcaatgtagcaaaaatttgaaatgtgatatattttgatgggaatttgttgcaataaatttcttttcacttaaatagtgatttaaattaaaaaaagaataaaaaatcagaaaaaaatttataaaaagtttcaactcgaaaattttataaggctaaccccttacgatttttttgggaaattttgcaaaaaaaatttaattgttttactttaatgccaatgggttgcaatgagtttcttttcactcaaataatgcttgaaataaaaaaagagtgaaaaataataaaaaaatcaaaaaattaaaaaaaaaatgaaaattttcctcatttttgctccaaattttgcctataactcggtcggtatccaacggatcgccaatctttaacctgtggtcgatagatggcaccaatggctacattttcttcttggacggtcatgccctcagatgtctgtgccagaagttattcgaggaaccaagttccttaccctgtttgagaaaatgtaaaattttcctcatttttgcaccaagttttgcctataactcggtcggtatccaacggatcgccaaactttaacttgtggtcgatagatggcaccaatggctatattttcttcttggacagccatgccctcagatgtctgtgccagaagttattcgaggaaccaagttccttaccctgtttgagaaaatgtaaattttttttcatttttgagcaatgtagcaaaaattttaaatgtgatatattttgatgggaatttgttgcaataagtttcttttcacttaaatagtgctttaaagtaaaaaaagaataaaaaatcagaaaaaaaactttaaaaaattttcaactcgaaaatttcataaggctaaccccttacgattttttttgggaaattttgcaaaaaaaaattaattgttttactttaatgccaatgggttgcaatgagtttcttttcactcaaataatgcttgaaataaaaaaagagtgaaaaataataaaaaaatcaaaaaattaaaaaaaaaatgaaaattttcctcatttttgcaccaaattttgcctataactcggtcggtatccaacggatcgccaatctttaacctgtggtcgatagatggcactaatggctacattttcttcttggacggtcatgccctcagatgtctgtgccagaagttattcgaggaaccaagttccttaccctgtttgagaaaatgtaaaattttcctcatttttgctccaaattttgcctataactcggtcggtatccaacggatcgctaatctttaacctgtggtcgatagatggcaccaatggctatattttcttcttggacagccatgccctcggatgtctgtgccagaagttattcgaggaaccaagttccttatcctgtttgagaaaatgtaaatttttttcatttttgagcaatgtagcaaaaattttaaatgtgatatattttgatgggaatttgttgcaataagtttcttttcacttaaatagtgctttaaagtaaaaaaagaataaaaattcagaaaaaaaattttaaaaaattttcaactcgaaaatttcataaggggtaccccttgccatttttttgagaaattttgcaaaaaaaataaatttgttttattttaatgccaatgggttgcaatgagtttcttttcactcaaataatgcttgaaataaaaaaaaagtgaaaaataataaaaaatcaaaaaattaaaaaaaaaaaaaattttgctcatttttgcaccaaattttgcctataactcggtcggtatccaacggatcgccaatctttaacctgtggtcgatagatggcaccaatggctacattttcttcttggacggtcatgccctcagatgtctgtgccagaagttattcgaggaaccaagttccttaccctgtttgagaaaatgtaaaattttcctcatttttgcaccaagttttgcctataactcggtcggtatccaacggatcgccaaactttaacttgtggtcgatagatggcaccaatggctatattttcttgttggacagccatgccctcagatgtctgtgccagaagttattcgaggaaccaagttccttaccctgtttgagaaaatgtaaattttttttcatttttgagcaatgtagcaaaaattttaaatgtgatatattttgatgggaatttgttgcaataagtttcttttcacttaaatagtgctttaaagtaaaaaaagaataaaaaatcagaaaaaaaactttaaaaaattttcaactcgaaaatttcataaggctaaccccttacgatttttttgggaaattttgcaaaaaaa
Proteins encoded in this window:
- the LOC125764947 gene encoding uncharacterized protein LOC125764947, coding for MALSVEPSETLWETPGKPFPEQSACAESYSLMFFIKFLELDNRDENDQFTVSLHCVGDGDSVTGTLAVLNAEKPGDVVSLQADKEKFIRFLKENSINVRIKPNDSTVYRGVLNLKSSNVIDFDSTAEGGKPVEEQFPVHDGNNEVVGMITMVLQVVHNAAVQDPDIIYRINDNKLKPADRQEAELRQLLVCTECSMPRSSNGSGCEYEILDGILHRKTVSSTEKIIEQIKEKINRVKLDEAIGQRDSMPNNGYETNCKFCAECGGMSITGETCKSAAGLRSSRTLHELPECRKGACTGVDASTAPALNKRTSEISMRCCERCKACLDWLPFECCCPKCGYKPQKAEPLAKSVLPPLFTVSSELEPSPNRKSPSLHDSDTMVASSQSCRLCHICQTRCIDCANQMCQKGDCKNSSSYSSFLHRPKNVVDPAKVSARPVTRRPWRKGRPSFGPKPAPVKLQSTKGKRTEEMKQVYGGKVMKDSKNQPQSTADGKECLTAGQIRKNYNANIRKIKRQNRKLYSYRFGKRHPGIVVGHRTCMKQEPLVPSHMGWQWDICPPGIDKRRPGWRPGAVRQPIKQLMQHFLKCYPMDNVPVSKKKTVGFRTDDPEEGDPKQKPTLHITKQQGVYTITMNPLKDADTLKTTDNPYLPCKPIKFKLAKDPQRTKLYQLRDILKRKALPVCGCKDLTNCDHCTEREKRLLTEEIRRSAKVLGLPAKTSIGDVPSDSESELDVEFTPPSAIIRPDIRKPDVVVAETQYNVQDFQLKPVSDGKDVKSKASVRGGVFGAGSKNGTQKGGPGKKAAVGGPAGANNKVRISVAKAKGAGSAAKGNERTGKGSKNTSGALPQSTQGQQGRPRQSGAAVGKGAGNRSNQRSTNGKNTGNSNSAQIHVQQRSTLSKPKAIDMDSALVCRREPTGPQSLVVGCCPTVAVCCYPTQCLP